A genomic region of Borreliella burgdorferi B31 contains the following coding sequences:
- a CDS encoding DUF777 family protein, translated as MQNNDFRTGSGSLKGSSTGVLKQFLFENVFICRIGVIKSFDFETQKGVVTIKEYEGLEISTCSISNFNFDLTAEDEVILLQSNFNIFQESDNNHFDKNYFYILSVLNPKKIGIRLDQFELSVQELGAQSENIKFKAKKLIIDVDNIEIKGNLKINGTKFENHMHSSGTLTYVNSSGVPTTTTGKTGPIA; from the coding sequence ATGCAAAATAATGATTTTCGCACAGGGTCAGGCAGCCTAAAAGGTTCTTCTACTGGTGTGTTAAAGCAATTTCTTTTTGAAAATGTTTTTATTTGTAGAATAGGTGTTATTAAAAGTTTTGACTTTGAAACTCAAAAGGGCGTTGTTACTATTAAAGAGTACGAAGGGTTAGAGATTAGTACTTGTAGTATATCTAACTTTAATTTTGATTTAACAGCAGAAGATGAGGTGATTTTACTTCAAAGTAATTTTAATATTTTCCAAGAAAGTGATAATAATCATTTTGATAAAAATTATTTCTACATTCTAAGTGTTCTTAATCCTAAAAAAATTGGCATTAGGCTTGATCAGTTTGAATTGAGCGTGCAAGAGCTTGGTGCGCAAAGTGAGAATATAAAATTTAAAGCAAAAAAATTGATCATTGATGTGGATAATATTGAAATTAAAGGCAATTTAAAGATTAATGGAACTAAGTTTGAAAATCATATGCACAGTTCTGGTACTCTAACTTATGTTAATAGTAGTGGTGTGCCAACAACTACAACCGGAAAAACAGGCCCGATTGCTTAA
- a CDS encoding surface lipoprotein P27, with protein MSKKVILILLEILILSCDLSINKEQKTKEKTSEKQESEKQNIEKQEPEKQKQNAAKIIPTVSIQTVEIRESNQIPKSIEKYYKQAYPIQTFTLDFSITREKEFLKPEDKILPTQGKVESLSILINKKLLDFKAPENPKSSTLKNFKEIKNIENFFQNQDLLFVLTLKDKNNNNTINIMLNPPNDIQKPKDYILKDLKDTIKKGTGEKYLNPIYRFQIKNKKDYHSIDYNKVTISEKTIELDLLPHEQVFQMNKNFTKILDTITDLNNLKLVIQKELV; from the coding sequence ATGAGCAAAAAAGTAATTTTAATATTACTAGAAATTTTGATCTTGTCTTGTGATTTATCTATAAATAAAGAACAAAAAACCAAAGAAAAAACATCTGAAAAGCAAGAATCTGAAAAACAAAATATTGAAAAACAAGAGCCTGAAAAACAGAAACAAAATGCAGCAAAAATAATCCCTACGGTATCAATTCAAACGGTAGAAATAAGGGAATCAAATCAAATTCCAAAAAGCATTGAGAAGTACTACAAGCAAGCTTATCCGATTCAAACATTCACTCTTGATTTTAGCATCACAAGAGAAAAGGAATTTCTAAAACCAGAAGATAAAATCTTGCCCACACAGGGGAAAGTGGAGTCTTTGAGCATCTTAATAAATAAAAAATTGTTAGACTTTAAAGCCCCAGAAAATCCAAAAAGCTCAACTTTAAAAAATTTCAAAGAAATTAAAAATATTGAGAATTTCTTCCAAAATCAAGACTTATTATTTGTCTTAACCCTTAAAGATAAAAATAACAACAACACTATTAACATCATGCTCAATCCCCCAAACGACATCCAAAAACCCAAAGATTATATTTTAAAAGACCTTAAAGACACAATTAAAAAGGGTACTGGTGAGAAATACTTAAATCCTATCTATAGATTTCAAATAAAAAACAAAAAAGATTATCATTCAATAGATTACAACAAAGTGACTATTAGCGAAAAAACAATAGAATTGGACCTACTGCCTCACGAACAAGTCTTTCAAATGAATAAAAATTTCACTAAAATTTTAGACACAATAACAGACTTAAATAATCTAAAATTAGTAATTCAAAAAGAATTAGTGTAA
- a CDS encoding DUF693 family protein: MLIFQYDFKIEFYNTVNSKNSIGGRLSGLRPRVVITTQNGAPDLNIFIQNTYSENNLITSKKAKLQIFNVPLDFSDFKTADIVKIYYKKFSDQQDYQFIMAGYLGAPVERIGGAENFSFECELYLLSRATFLERKFEYKNFKGSTIADAINYAFKDKAIFFMNELEKTKVIKESFACNSPKGLIEYLRRQGYVDAVIVDIGNPGQDVDLKFIFMNFEQFGAAEYKRLEDYGLLFVPQKDALGFKSGLSLYQAQVMFTHNIKIADNLSFKDRHGNTLDCKVKNTSARLSSTRECVLNLELYSKGEMYYAK, from the coding sequence ATGTTAATATTTCAGTACGATTTTAAGATTGAATTTTACAATACAGTTAATTCTAAGAATAGCATTGGCGGCAGGCTTTCAGGCCTTAGGCCCAGAGTTGTTATTACCACTCAAAATGGTGCTCCTGATTTGAATATTTTTATTCAAAATACATATTCTGAGAATAATTTAATAACTAGTAAAAAGGCTAAACTTCAAATTTTTAATGTGCCTTTAGATTTTTCTGATTTTAAAACTGCAGACATTGTAAAAATTTATTATAAAAAGTTTTCAGATCAGCAAGATTACCAGTTTATTATGGCTGGGTATTTGGGAGCGCCTGTTGAGAGAATTGGTGGGGCTGAGAATTTTAGTTTTGAGTGTGAATTGTATCTTTTGTCCAGAGCAACCTTTTTAGAGAGAAAATTTGAGTATAAGAATTTCAAAGGCAGCACTATTGCTGATGCAATAAATTATGCGTTTAAGGACAAAGCAATTTTTTTTATGAATGAGCTTGAAAAAACAAAAGTGATCAAAGAGAGCTTTGCTTGTAACTCGCCAAAAGGATTAATAGAATACCTAAGGCGGCAAGGATACGTTGACGCTGTGATTGTTGATATTGGAAATCCCGGGCAAGATGTTGATTTGAAATTTATTTTCATGAATTTTGAACAGTTTGGCGCTGCTGAGTACAAAAGACTTGAAGATTATGGGCTTTTGTTTGTACCTCAAAAGGATGCTTTAGGTTTTAAGTCTGGTTTAAGTTTGTATCAAGCGCAAGTGATGTTTACTCACAACATTAAGATTGCAGATAATCTAAGCTTTAAAGACAGACATGGAAATACTCTTGACTGCAAGGTTAAAAACACCAGTGCCAGATTAAGTAGTACCAGAGAGTGTGTTTTAAACCTAGAGCTTTACTCTAAAGGGGAAATGTATTATGCAAAATAA